Proteins found in one Kwoniella shivajii chromosome 4, complete sequence genomic segment:
- a CDS encoding phosphoribosylaminoimidazolesuccinocarboxamide synthase: protein MAEPAFTQEVAEKTSTIALSPEKEAVYERITRTLQEYTGGDIIRKVLADGEVPRAYWGSATTGRPHIAYCVPLVKIADFLTAGVHVKILLAGKLFSAQFDKNLHAFLDASKSTLQTVQYRVKYYSKLLKTVFTVLGVPVDKLEFVTGTSYQLKADYTLDVYKFHALTSTREAEHAGADVVKESESPLMSSLLYPGLQALDEQYLDVHFQFGGVDQRKIFMYAAHFLPRLGYAKRAHLMNAMVPGLSGGKMSSSDPRSKIDFLDSAAEVKSKIKAALCPPGEVENNGVLAFIKAVLIPISALRIEQAFNKGENAPVGEGSFVNVGAPDGTLFSITRPEKFGGDIHFSSYEELEKAYVAEQVHPGDLKSGVTDALINLLAPIRKAFDEDEEWQEVERLAYPDQSAAPPIADKKVKKKDVRKSAPTEEERAALRAAKEKEKAEKAAAKATAEGHPLKAAQVQRASQAAIDVQPASVASGSGSSTSCITTTNLPKLKLLAKGKVRDIYALPAPEDQDKLLFVATDRMSAFDVIMNNGIPSKGITLTTLSLFWFDKLKEVIPNHVLTPSPSTCLASPADAWSEFPRSLDEYRDQLEGRSMIVKKCEVVKIEAIVRGYITGSAWSEYKKSQTVHGIEMPAGLVESQKLPKPLFTPSTKADLGDHDENIHPDKVKDICGPELAEQIERVALRLYTEASDYAVQRGLILADTKFEFGLLPDSSSPTGSKLILIDEVLTPDSSRYWAFDAYVPGQPQASFDKQYLRDWLIQGGLKAKEDVTLPEHVVSETRSKYEEARDRVMSLGKFAKHGKIGTQAGDENLSLQTDQVEDAIQEESGKTGKHGKIGVKAGDEDLPLQTDQVEDAIKQESKAL, encoded by the exons ATGGCCGAACCAGCTTTCACTCAAGAAGTAGCTGAGAAAACATCCACTATCGCTCTTTCACCCGAGAAGGAAGCCGTGTACGAGCGAATCACCAGAACTTTGCAAGAATACACTGGAGGTGATATCATAAGAAAGGTTTTGGCCGATGGAGAGGTACCGAGGGCCTATTGGG GTTCCGCAACTACTGGACGAC CACATATCGCTTACTGTGTACCTCTCGTAAAAATTGCGGATTTCTTGACTGCTGGTGTACATGTCAAGATTCTTCTTGCAGGTAAGCTGTTCAGTGCTCAATTTGATAAGAAT CTCCATGCATTCCTTGATGCTTCCAAATCTACGCTTCAAACCGTCCAATACCGAGTCAAGTACTATTCTAAACTCCTCAAAACTGTCTTTACCGTCCTCGGTGTACCTGTAGATAAGCTAGAATTCGTGACTGGAACTAGCTATCAACTCAAAGCGGACTACACTTTAGATGTATACAA ATTCCACGCTCTTACTTCAACAAGAGAAGCTGAACATGCAGGTGCTGATGTAGTCAAGGAATCTGAATCTCCTTTGATGAGCAGTCTGCTTTACCCTGGTCTTCAAGCCCTAGATGAGCAGTACTTGGACGTTCATTTCCAATTCGGTGGCGTTGATCAG CGAAAGATCTTCATGTACGCTGCTCATTTCCTTCCCCGACTTGGATACGCCAAACGAGCACATCTCATGAATGCGATGGTCCCTGGATTATCAGGAGGTaaaatgtcatcatctgatcctaGATCCAAGATTGATTTCCTCGACTCAGCAGCTGAAGTGAAGTCCAAGATTAAAGCAGCGTTATGTCCACCTGGAGAAGTAGAAAACAACGGTGTATTAGCATTCATCAAAGCTGTCCTTATACCTATCTCAGCATTAAGAATCGAACAAGCTTTCAATAAAGGAGAAAATGCTCcagttggagaaggaagctTTGTTAATGTTGGTGCACCAGATGGTACTCTATTCAGTATTACAAGACCTGAAAAATTCGGTGGTGATATTCATTTCTCAAGTTACGAAGAATTAGAAAAAGCTTATGTAGCTGAACAAGTACATCCTGGTGACTTGAAATCTGGTGTAACGGatgctttgatcaatctatTAGCTCCTATAAGAAAAGcatttgacgaagatgaggaatggcaagaagttgaaagattAGCTTATCCAGATCAATCCGCTGCACCACCTATTGCTGATAAAAAAGTT aaaaagaaggatgtgagGAAATCCGCTCCCactgaagaagaacgagCTGCACTCCGAGCTgccaaagagaaagaaaaggcCGAAAaagcagctgctaaagctacCGCTGAAGGTCATCCCCTTAAAGCTGCTCAAGTACAACGAGCTTCTCAAGCTGCGATTGATGTCCAACCAGCTTCCGTCGccagtggaagtggatcatcaacatcttgtATTACCACTACTAATCTACCAAAACTCAAACTACTCGCTAAAGGCAAAGTAAGAGACATCTACGCTTTACCTGCGCCTGAAGATCAGGACAAATTGCTGTTTGTTGCGACTGATAGAATGAGCGCTTTCGACGTTATTATGAATAAT GGTATTCCGTCCAAAGGTATCACTCTCACGACCCTCTCTTTGTTCTGGTTCGATAAACTCAAGGAGGTCATCCCTAATCATGTCCTCACTCCTTCACCCTCGACTTGTCTGGCTTCTCCTGCTGATGCATGGTCTGAATTCCCCCGATCGTTGGATGAATACAGAGATCAGCTCGAAGGAAGAAGTATGATCGTGAAGAAGTGtgaggtggtgaagattgAAGCTATCGTTAGAGGTTACATCACTG GTTCCGCTTGGTCTGAATACAAGAAATCTCAAACGGTCCACGGTATCGAGATGCCTGCCGGTCTAGTGGAATCTCAAAAATTACCTAAACCTTTATTCACTCCATCcacaaaagctgatttaggGGATCACGACGAAAACATACATCCCGATAAAG TCAAGGATATCTGTGGACCAGAGCTTGCTGAACAAATCGAAAGAGTCGCATTACGACTCTATACCGAAGCCTCAGATTATGCCGTTCAAAGAGGATTAATATTGGCTGATACGAagtttgaatttggattaTTACCTGATTCTTCATCCCCTACAGGGTCAAAACTTATTTTGATCGACGAAGTTTTGACGCCTGATTCCTCAAGGTATTGGGCTTTCGATGCATACGTACCTGGTCAACCACAAGCCTCGTTCGATAAACAATACTTGAGAGACTGGTTGATCCAAGGGGGCTTGAAAGCTAAAGAGGACGTTACGTTGCCTGAACATGTCGTCTCGGAGACTAGGAGCAAATACGAGGAGGCGAGAGATCGAGTCATGTCATTAGGTAAATTCGCCAAACACGGTAAAATCGGAACTCAAGCAGGAGATGAAAACCTAAGTTTACAAACcgatcaagttgaagatgctatCCAAGAAGAATCTGGCAAAACTGGAAAACATGGTAAAATAGGTGTTAAAGctggagatgaagatttacCTTTGCAAactgatcaagttgaagatgctatTAAGCAAGAAAGCAAAGCCTTATAG
- a CDS encoding pre-mRNA-processing-splicing factor 8 — MSAPPGFGTMPPPGLPAASQPNGESRMDGDFFGQLSQDEIEKKARKWRQSQKKRFDPKRRQGGGGGIDFGKADLPPEHIRKIIKDHGDMSNRKFRNDKRVHLGALKYVPHAVMKLLENIPMPWEQVREVPVLYHISGAITFVNEVPQVIEPVYHAQWASMWLAMRREKRDRRHFKRMRFPPFDDEEPPMDYGDNVLDVEPLEAIQLELDEEDDEAILDWFYDPKPLLDTPHVNGSSYKYFQLSLPQLANLYRIGRQLLSDYSDNNAFYLFDKKSFFTAKSLNIALPGGPKFEPLYRDTEAFDEDWNEFNDINKVIIRGVIRSEYKVAFPHLYNSVPRSVHIGAYHEPKNVYIKTDDPDLPAFYFDPLINPISQRVVQEAHTPLVSHEDSVFGLGNEEDEDFELPDELEPFLENRDISNDNTADAIALFWAPYPYNLRSGKTKRAQDIPLIKNFYLEHCPPDQPVKIRVSYQKLLKVYVLNALHHRRPKAMAKRNLFRSLKNTKFFQSTNLDWVEAGLQVCRQGYNMLNLLIHRKNLNYLHLDYNLNLKPIKTLTTKERKKSRFGNAFHLCREILRLTKLIVDAHVQFRLGNVDAFQLADGLQYMFAHVGQLTGMYRYKYKLMKQIRMCKDLKHLIYSRFNTGPVGKGPGVGFWAPGWRVWLFFMRGIVPLLERWLGNLLARQFEGRNSKGMAKTVTKQRVESHFDLELRASVMHDLLDMMPESIKANKAKTILQHLSEAWRCWKANIPWKVPGMPAPIENIILRYIKSKADWYSSVAHYNRERIRRGATVDKAVVRKNLGRLTRLYLKAEQERQNGYLKDGPYISSEEAVAIYTSTVHWLESRKFAPIPFPPLSYKHDTKLLVLALEKLKEAYSVHGRLNQSQREELALVEQAYDNPHECLSRIKRLLLTQRAFKEAGIEFFDTYDKLIPCYDIEPVEKITDAYLDQFLWYEADKRGLFPNWIKPSDNEPPPLLVYKWCQGINNLTDIWDTTDGECVVMMETVFSRVYEKVDFTLLNRLLRLILDHNLADYITAKNNIALTFKDMSHINAYGMIRGLQFSSFVFQFYGLVLDLLILGLQRASELAGPPGAPNGFLQFRDSDTETRHPIRFYTRYVDRIHILFRFSSDEARDLIQRYLSANPDPNNENMHNYNNKRCWPKDCRMRLNKHDVNLGRAVWWNVKSSLPRSLTTIEWDESFVSVYSKDNPQLLFSMSGFEVRILPRIRTQHGEQYSLKDGVWNLTQESTKERTAQAFLRVSDRGVNDFNNRIRQVLMSSGSATFSKVINKWNTALIGLMTYYREAVVHTNELLDSLVKAENKVQTRVKVGLNSKMPSRFPPCVFYSPKELGGLGMLSMGFVLIPQSDLRWSKQTDSGGITHFRSGMTHEEDQLIPNLYRYLQPWEAEFLDSARVWSEYAMKRKEATASNRRLTLEDLEDSWDRGIPRVNTLFQKDRHTLAYDKGWRVRQFFSMYFRLRNQPFIWTNNRHDGKLWNLNSYRVDVIAALGGVEGILEHSLFKGTAFPTWEGLFWEKASGFEESMKYKKLTNAQRSGLSQIPNRRFTLWWSPTINRANVYVGFQVQLDLTGCFMHGKLPTLKISFIQLFRAHLWQKIHESVTMDLCQVFDQELEALQIETVQKETIHPRKSYKMNSSASDILLFSSYKWQISRPSLLTDNRDTFDGTTSNKFWLDIQLRWGDFDSHDIERYARAKFLDYSSDSQSIYPSPTGVLIALDLAYNLYSAYGNYFPGLKPLLQQAMAKIMKANPALYVLRERIRKGLQLYSSEPTEPYLNSSNYSELFSNQIIWFVDDTNVYRVTVHKTFEGNLTTKPINGAIFIFNPRTGQLFLKIIHTSVWAGQKRLGQLAKWKTAEEVAALVRSLPVEEQPKQVIVTRKGMLDPLEVHLLDFPNIVIKGSELQLPFQATLKMEKFGDLILRANQPQMVLFNLYDDWLKSISSYTAFSRLILILRALHVNNEKSKIILRPDKATITESYHIWPTLSDDAWMSVEVALKDLILADFGKRNSVNVASLTASEIRDIILGMEIAAPSVQRQQMAEIEKTTEAQSQVTALQTKTTNIHGDEIVVTTTTNYEQQTFASKSDWRVRAISATNLPLRVNHIFVGNDDVRDDAGSFTYVIPKNVLKTFIVNGDLRTQVVAYLYGTSPPDNPQVKEIKAVAWVPQRGSNNGVELPAALPKHDFLLKDLEPLGWIKTQSQELNHLSPADVTTQAKIMANHSEWGPQSICVTCAFTPGSVSLNAWELTVAGFEWGRKNQDVTGQNPGFNPAMANRVQLLLSDRILGMTLVPEGGVWNYGVGLTQSWSDKLPFSMTLDKPESFWAPCHRPNAFLNFASMEGDDAADVENSLE; from the exons ATGTCCGCTCCACCAGGATTCGGTACCATGCCGCCGCCAGGATTACCGGCTGCATCTCAACCCAATGGAGAAAGTAGGATGGATGGAGATTTCTTTGGACAGTTaagtcaagatgagattgagaaaaaGGCGAGAAAATGGAGACAATctcaaaagaagaggtttGATCCAAAGAGACgacaaggtggtggtggcggaATAGATTTTGGTAAAGCT GATTTACCTCCTGAGCATATTCGAAAGATCATAAAGGATCATGGCGATATGTCAAATAGGAAATTCAGAAATGACAAACGTGTACATTTAGGAGCCTTGAAATATGTTCCTCATGCTGTTATGAAATTATTGGAGAATATTCCGATGCCTTGGGAG CAAGTACGCGAAGTGCCGGTGTTGTATCATATCTCAGGTGCTATTACATTCGTTAATGAAGTGCCACAAGTGATCGAGCCTGTGTATCACGCCCAATGGGCATCGATGTGGCTTGcgatgagaagagagaagagagatcgAAGGCATTTCAAGCGAATGAGATTCCCTCcttttgacgatgaagagcCACCTATGGATTATGGAGACAACGTGTTAGACGTGGAACCATTGGAAGCTATTCAATTGGAATTAGAcgaggaagacgatgaggCTATCTTGGATTGGTTTTATGATCCAAAACCATTACTCGATACACCTCACGTCAACGGATCAAGTTATAAATATTTCCAATTGTCATTACCTCAATTAGCGAACCTATATCGAATAGGTCGCCAGCTCCTTTCAGATTATTCAGATAACAATGCGTTCTACTTGTTTGACAAGAAAAGTTTCTTCACTGCAAAATCTTTGAACATAGCTTTACCTGGTGGACCCAAATTTGAACCATTATATAGGGATACAGAAGCATTCGATGAAGATTGGAACGAATttaatgatatcaataaagTCATCATTCGAGGCGTCATTCGTTCAGAATACAAAGTCGCCTTTCCACATCTATATAACTCAGTTCCTCGTTCAGTGCATATTGGAGCTTATCATGAACCAAAGAACGTGTATATCAAAACGGATGATCCGGATTTACCGGCATTCTACTTCGACCCCCTTATCAATCCTATCTCTCAACGTGTTGTGCAGGAAGCTCACACACCATTGGTCTCACATGAAGACTCAGTTTTCGGACTTGgaaatgaagaggatgaagactTTGAGTTACCGGATGAATTGGAGCCGTTCTTGGAGAACAGGGATATCAGCAATGATAATACCGCAGATGCGATCGCATTGTTCTGGGCGCCTTATCCGTACAATTTGCGTAGTGGAAAGACGAAGCGAGCTCAAGATATACCTTTAATCAAAAACTTTTATCTCGAGCATTGTCCTCCTGATCAACCAGTCAAAATTAGGGTTTCTTATCAAAAACTGCTCAAAGTTTACGTCCTCAATGCTCTCCACCATAGAAGACCCAAGGCTATGGCGAAACGTAATCTTTTCAGGTCACTCAAGAACACGAAGTTCTTCCAATCGACTAATTTGGATTGGGTTGAAGCTGGTTTGCAAGTCTGTCGACAGGGTTACAATATGCTTAACCTGTTAATTCACCGAAAGAACCTGAATTACCTGCATTTAGATTATaacttgaatttgaagcCTATTAAAACTCTCACAAccaaagaaaggaaaaagtcAAGATTTGGTAACGCTTTCCATTTGTGTCGAGAAATCCTCCGATTAACCAAACTCATTGTCGACGCTCATGTTCAATTCCGTTTGGGTAATGTGGACGCTTTCCAATTGGCGGACGGTCTTCAATACATGTTCGCGCATGTTGGTCAACTTACCGGAATGTACAGGTATAAATACAAATTGATGAAACAAATCCGAATGTGTAAAGATCTGAAACATCTTATATACTCTCGATTCAACACTGGTCCTGTCGGTAAAGGTCCAGGTGTAGGTTTCTGGGCGCCAGGATGGAGAGTGTGGCTATTCTTCATGAGAGGTATCGTACCTTTATTGGAAAGATGGCTTGGAAACTTATTGGCGAGACAATTCGAAGGAAGAAACTCGAAAGGTATGGCCAAGACTGTGACAAAGCAAAGAGTAGAATCACATTTCGATTTGGAGTTGAGAGCAAGTGTCATGCACGATCTCTTGGATATGATGCCTGAATCCATAAAGGCAAACAAAGCGAAAACTatccttcaacatctttccGAGGCATGGCGATGCTGGAAAGCCAATATTCCATGGAAGGTTCCCGGTATGCCCGCTCCCATCGAGAATATCATATTGCGATACATCAAATCGAAGGCCGATTGGTATTCAAGTGTAGCGCACTACAACAGAGAGAGAATCAGGAGAGGAGCCACAGTCGACAAGGCTGTTGTCCGAAAGAATCTTGGTCGATTGACACGACTTTACTTGAAGGCGGAGCAAGAAAGGCAGAACGGATATCTGAAAGATGGTCCATACATATCTTCAGAAGAGGCTGTAGCTATCTACACATCGACTGTCCATTGGTTAGAGTCAAGAAAGTTCGCCCCCATCCCCTTCCCTCCTCTCTCCTATAAGCATGACACCAAATTGCTTGTACTCGCCCTTGAAAAGCTTAAAGAAGCATATTCGGTACACGGAAGACTCAATCAATCTCAGCGAGAAGAGCTTGCCTTAGTCGAACAAGCATACGATAATCCTCACGAGTGTTTGTCCCGAATAAAGCGATTACTCTTAACTCAAAGAGCGTTCAAAGAAGCTGGTATCGAATTCTTCGACACATACGACAAGCTCATACCTTGTTACGATATCGAACCCGTAGAGAAGATAACAGATGCCTATCTCGATCAGTTCTTATGGTACGAAGCCGATAAACGAGGATTATTCCCTAACTGGATCAAACCATCCGATAACGAACCTCCTCCTTTACTTGTATACAAGTGGTGTCAAGGTATCAACAACCTTACCGATATATGGGATACTACCGACGGAGAATGTGTTGTAATGATGGAAACCGTATTTTCTCGTGTATACGAGAAAGTAGATTTCACACTATTGAACCgattgttgagattgattctaGATCACAATTTGGCAGATTACATTACTGCGAAGAACAACATCGCTTTAACTTTCAAGGATATGTCTCACATCAACGCGTATGGTATGATTAGAGGTCTACAATTCTCTTCGTTTGTCTTCCAATTCTACGGTTTGGTCCTCGATTTGCTTATTCTCGGTCTTCAACGAGCGAGTGAATTAGCTGGTCCACCTGGTGCACCAAATGGTTTCCTTCAATTTAGGGATTCTGACACGGAAACTCGACATCCTATCCGATTCTATACTCGATACGTTGATCGGATCCACATTCTCTTCCGATTCTCTTCCGATGAAGCTCGAGATTTGATCCAACGATACCTCAGTGCAAATCCCGATCCCAATAACGAGAACATGCacaattacaacaacaagcGATGCTGGCCTAAAGACTGTCGAATGCGTCTGAACAAGCATGATGTCAATCTAGGTCGAGCAGTATGGTGGAATGTCAAATCTTCCTTACCTAGATCTTTGACAACGATCGAATGGGACGAATCATTTGTTTCCGTGTATTCCAAAGATAACCCTCAATTGCTTTTCTCTATGTCCGGCTTCGAAGTCCGAATCTTGCCAAGGATCCGTACTCAACACGGAGAACAATACTCGCTGAAAGATGGCGTGTGGAATTTGACTCAAGAGTCTACCAAAGAAAGAACGGCACAGGCGTTCCTTCGTGTTTCCGACCGTGGTGTCAATGACTTCAACAATAGAATCAGACAAGTATTGATGAGTTCTGGTTCAGCGACTTTCTCAAAAGTGATAAACAAA TGGAACACGGCTCTTATTGGTCTGATGACATACTACCGAGAAGCTGTAGTTCACACAAATGAACTTCTTGATTCGCTTGTCAAGGCCGAGAACAAGGTACAAACCCGAGTCAAAGTGGGGTTGAACTCCAAGATGCCTTCGAGATTCCCTCCTTGTGTGTTCTACTCGCCCAAGGAATTAGGTGGTCTGGGAATGCTTTCAATGGGTTTCGTTTTGATTCCTCAATCCGACCTTCGGTGGTCCAAACAAACCGATAGTGGTGGTATCACCCACTTCAGATCTGGTATGACCcacgaagaagatcaactcaTCCCTAATTTGTATCGATACTTGCAACCTTGGGAAGCAGAGTTCTTGGACTCCGCTCGTGTGTGGTCCGAATACGccatgaagagaaaagaagctACTGCATCAAACAGGCGATTAACtttggaggatttggaagattcATGGGATAGAGGTATTCCTCGTGTGAACACTCTTTTCCAGAAAGATCGACATACTCTTGCATACGATAAAGGATGGCGTGTTCGACAGTTCTTCTCAATGTACTTCAGATTGAGGAATCAGCCATTCATATGGACGAATAACAGACATGATGGTAAATTGTGGAATTTG AACTCCTACCGAGTCGATGTCATCGCAGCTTTAGGAGGTGTAGAAGGTATCTTAGAGCACTCACTCTTCAAGGGCACTGCTTTCCCTACTTGGGAGGGACTGTTTTGGGAGAAAGCATCCG GTTTTGAGGAATCCATGAAGTACAAGAAGCTCACCAACGCTCAAAGATCCGGTTTGAGTCAAATTCCT AACCGTAGATTCACCCTTTGGTGGTCGCCAACGATCAACCGAGCCAATGTTTAC GTCGGTTTCCAAGTTCAATTAGATCTCACTGGTTGCTTTATGCACGGAAAACTGCCAACTTT gaaaatatcattcatccagCTCTTCCGAGCCCATTTATGGCAGA AGATTCACGAGTCCGTTACCATGGATTTATGTCAAGTATTCGATCAAGAACTCGAGGCCTTACAAATCGAGACCGTGCAGAAAGAAACGATTCATCCCCGAAAGTCATACAAAATGAACTCTTCTGCTTCCGATATTCTTTTATTCTCCTCTTACAAGTGGCAAATCTCTCGACCATCTTTGCTTACCGATAACCGAGATACCTTCGATGGAACTACCTCGAACAAGTTCTGGCTTGATATCCAACTGCGATGGGGTGATTTCGATTCCCATGATATCGAACGATACGCACGAGCCAAATTCCTTGACTACTCTTCTGACAGTCAATCGATTTACCCTTCCCCAACTGGTGTTCTCATTGCTCTTGACTTGGCTTATAACCTTTACTCGGCATACGGTAATTACTTCCCTGGTCTCAAACCATTACTTCAACAAGCAATGGCCAAGATTATGAAAGCCAATCCTGCCTTATACGTCTTACGTGAACGTATCAGAAAAGGTCTTCAATTGTACTCTTCTGAGCCTACTGAACCATACTTGAATTCTTCCAACTACTCTGAATTATTCTCCAACCAAATCATTTGGTTCGTAGATGATACCAACGTTTACCGAGTGACAGTCCACAAGACATTCGAAGGTAATTTGACGACCAAACCGATCAATGGtgccatcttcatctttaaCCCTAGAACAGGTCAACTGTTCTTGAAGATTATTCATACATCAGTATGGGCCGGTCAAAAACGTCTGGGTCAATTGGCAAAATGGAAGACCGCAGAAGAAGTAGCTGCTTTAGTAAGATCCTTGCCAGTCGAAGAGCAACCTAAACAAGTCATCGTCACTAGAAAGGGTATGTTGGATCCATTGGAAGTTCATTTACTCGATTTCCCAAATATCGTAATCAAGGGTTCCGAACTTCAATTACCTTTCCAAGCTActttgaagatggagaaattcggagatttgatcttg CGTGCTAACCAACCTCAAATGGTCTTGTTCAATTTATACGATGACTGGCTCAAATCTATCTCCTCCTACACTGCTTTCTCGCGACTTATCCTTATTCTTCGAGCTCTTCACGTCAACAATGAGAAATCCAAAATCATCCTTCGTCCCGACAAGGCAACCATCACTGAGTCGTATCACATCTGGCCAACATTGTCAGATGACGCTTGGATGT CTGTTGAAGTCGCTTTGAAAGACTTGATCTTGGCAGACTTTGGAAAGCGAAACTCGGTCAATGTAGCTTCGTTGACTGCTTCCGAAATCAGGGATATCATTTTGGGTATGGAAATCGCTGCTCCGTCAGTACAACGTCAACAAATGGCAGAAATTGAAAAGACTACCGAAGCTCAAAGTCAAGTCACTGCCCTTCAAACCAAGACGACCAACATCCACGGTGACGAGATTGTTGTGACGACCACTACCAACTACGAGCAACAAACTTTCGCTTCCAAATCTGACTGGAGAGTTAGAGCTATCTCAGCTACCAACTTGCCTCTCCGTGTCAACCATATCTTCGTTGGAAACGATGATGTCAGAGACGATGCTGGATCCTTCACCTATGTCATACCCAAGAATGTCCTCAAGACTTTCATTGTCAATGGTGATCTTCGAACACAAGTTGTCGCTTATCTTTACGGTACTTCGCCACCTGACAACCCACAAGTCAAAGAGATTAAAGCTGTTGCTTGGGTACCTCAAAGAGGTAGTAACAACGGCGTTGAACTTCCTGCTGCTCTACCTAAGCACGATTTCCTGCTTAAAGATCTCGAACCTCTTGGATGGATCAAGACTCAATCTCAAGAACTCAACCATCTTTCTCCTGCCGACGTTACCACTCAAGCCAAAATTATGGCTAATCACTCAGAATGGGGACCTCAATCGATTTGTGTTACATGTGCTTTCACACCCGGTTCAGTATCGTTGAACGCATGGGAACTTACGGTAGCAGGATTTGAAtggggaagaaagaatcaagatgtcacAGGACAGAATCCTGGATTCAATCCTGCAATGGCTAACAGAGTACAATTGCTATTGTCTGATAGAATTTTAGGTATGACTTTAGTTCCAGAAGGTGGTGTTTGGAATTATGGTGTTGGTTTAACTCAAAGTTGGAGCGACAAATTACCATTCAGTATGACTTTGGATAAACCCGAATCCTTCTGGGCACCATGTCACAGACCT AACGCGTTCCTCAATTTTGCTTCGATGGAAGGTGACGATGCGGCGGATGTCGAGAACAGTTTAGAATAA
- a CDS encoding 5'/3'-nucleotidase SurE: protein MPRIQTYKDRPVVLLTNDDGPPCASSPNIFSFCKLLQSRLGWDVRVVIPDCQKSWVGKAYAISDVITASYFYPLEPEGLTGEITATARPLKDGETMEWILLSGTPATCTNIALHNLYPGEIDLVVSGPNHGRNSSTAFALSSGTLGAALAGALSTPLPGPSTGESSLHLDHIPCIAVSYGVVTRPVTSRVLDLATDAAADVCEKLFNDWGWDEDHEKGRHLVQVYSVNIPLVEGDLEVGTRKTAWTNMWRNSYGRLFKDTTLSKANYDPGDNSNQNKPASASTNQPQNTNIPPGDSTTSTAGPGALPTPTPTLPSSPSIGADKEAGQLKFHFAPDMKPLLFPPIESLPVGSDAWAFAKGYISVTPMRAQFACPIEGSYGFGKDENQGKAAGSLWD, encoded by the exons ATGCCTCGCATTCAGACATATAAAGATAGACCAGTCGTCCTTCTGACC AACGATGATGGCCCTCCGTGCGCTTCTTCTCCCAATATCTTCTCGTTCTGCAAGCTACTTCAGTCACGGCTAGGTTGGGACGTAAGGGTTGTCATTCCGGACTGTCAGAAATCCTG GGTCGGTAAAGCATATGCGATAAGCGACGTTATTACTGCGAGTTACTTCTACCCCCTCG AACCTGAAGGTCTTACTGGCGAGATAACGGCTACTGCTCGACCACTGAAAGATGGAGAGACTATGGAATGGATACTGCTATCTGGC ACACCGGCAACTTGTACGAATATCGCTTTGCACAATCTCTATCCGGGTGAAATTGACCTAGTGGTGTCTGGACCAAATC ACGGTCGAAATTCCTCGACGGCATTCGCTTTATCTTCAGGAACTTTAGGCGCAGCTTTAGCTGGAGCGTTATCGACACCCCTTCCTGGTCCATCGACtggtgaatcatctttacATCTGGATCACATACCTTGTATAGCAGTATCCTACGGTGTAGTAACAAGACCTGTTACGTCAAGGGTACTAGATCTAGCAACGGACGCAGCTGCGGATGTGTGTGAGAAGTTATTTAACGATTGGGGTTGGGATGAAGATCACGAGAAAGGAAGACATCTAGTTCAAGTATATTCAGTTAATATCCCCTTAgtggaaggtgatttagaaGTTGGAACAAGAAAAACAGCTTGGACAAATATGTGGAGAAACTCTTATGGAAGATTATTCAAAGATACAACATT ATCGAAAGCGAACTATGATCCAGGAGACAATTCTAATCAAAACAAACCGGCATCTGCTTCAACGAATCAGCCGCAAAACACAAATATACCGCCTGGTGACTCGACTACGTCGACAGCTGGTCCTGGAGCTCTACCGACTCCGACTCCCacattaccttcatctccttcaatcgGGGCAGACAAAGAAGCTGGTCAACTGAAATTTCATTTCGCACCTGACATGAAACCACTCTTGTTCCCTCCTATAGAAAGCTTACCTGTCGGGTCCGATGCGTGGGCTTTCGCGAAAGGTTATATAAGTGTGACTCCCATGAGAGCTCAATTTGCTTGTCCGATAGAAGGCAGTTATGGATTCggtaaagatgagaatcaAGGAAAGGCTGCCGGGAGCCTGTGGGATTAA